The Arachis duranensis cultivar V14167 chromosome 9, aradu.V14167.gnm2.J7QH, whole genome shotgun sequence genomic sequence AGCATAAACCATCACACAAACCCAACAAAAATTACCATGTGAAAACTCAACACAAATAACTTGATAATAAGTATCAATAATAGTGTATGATTCTCAACCAAAAAGATAACACACAAATACTACTAGTGTgctcttgtactttttcaatatgaacagaaaaatattttagtttgtgCCGGAATAATTGCAACTTTTGGAAAGAACAATTGATTttctaaaacaataaaaatagagaatttaaaatttgttaccaATTGTTTGAGATAAACATGAGCCAATTAGCTACTGACTTCTCTCACATTCCAACCAATAATATTGTCATGATCCATAAACCATTGCTTGAAAAGAGAGATAAGAGTCTATGATTAATGATATTGCATCACTAGAGGTGCGACACTGGCCCTTAGAGGATTTACTTCTCCATCTTTATACCTGGTAGATTTTTTAGAACTTTGCACCTTTCCTAACATAAACTCTTTCGCTGGAAAATTATTAAGAAATGTTGGCctctattatttatttgttccaCACAAAAGAGTTTGCAACATCAAATGAGATGTAGTTGCCTGACTTTCCACTATAGTACCCTATCAGATAATTTCTATCTTTAGTATTGGGCATAGATTAGTACCAAACTTCGACTGCGCATGATCCATGTTGATTTGCTTCAAGTCCGAGTCTCGAGGTTTGAATAAGAGGCTTTATCAACATCTTTTCCAGCAGAGCCAGTCTAGGATGAAATGTCacatttgttctttttcttcctcttaacCTTAATTCATTGATTCTTCCTTACATCACCTCCTCAATCGGCCACTTGTcacatatcaaaataaaaatttttgtactCAATATTTTACAAGAATCCATCTACCTCGAACTTACGCGTTATAAGAATGCTAAAGTTAATCTGTATACACTCAAGCATATTTTTCTCTATCCACCAATTTAGTGGCAAGATTAACCTTGATCGGATTTTTTGATAGTCGTAGCTATTCTCATCATTACATTTTCATGATAGTAATAAATGCTCGGCCCCTAGATCATTATCCACACAAGTGtagaatcaaaatatttttcacggTCGAAAAGTCTGATGACCATGGGTTCATTGCTGCATAAATTTAGATAGGTTTAGTTACTCTATAGGTCTCTATAATTTTATCGAATTTTCAATTGAGTCTCtatactttatttcttttcaattgggtctctataccattttttttaaattaagtccCTACTGACGTTAAACATCTAAAAAATGTTAGTGAAGTGTGAATTTACTTATTTACCATACCCTACACTTATAATTTTCACCCTCACCACCGTTCACCACTCCCTCCACTTCGTCCACCATCTCCTCACCCTCCTCCTCCGTCATCACCCTTCCAATACCAACATGTTTTCTAATTAGTTAAATCTCTATTTTTGTTCCCTAATCAACATAAATCCATACTAGCATAatcaaaaacataatttttgcTATAACATAATCAGTTAATTACAAGCAAAATAATtacaaacaaaacatataattagAACTCATAATCAGCACAATCAaattaagcaaaaataaaaacagaatgaaGTAGAAGCAGCAGaataaagcaaaaatagaatgaacaATTAACTATACAAATTCCTCTTTGGCAACAAcagatttatataaaaaaatcatcaataaaattaCAGTCAATAATTCCTGATCCAGAATTAACAATTCAATTATACAAATTCCAAATTCTAGGGTCATCAACAAAACCATGACAAATTCAACTCACAACAACAATTTTAGATCTGCAATTGGAGCTTCTGATTTAGGAACCAACCTACCTGAATGGGGAACACGAACTTTGGACGCTGGCAATCTTACGTGATGGGAAACAAAACCAGCTAAGGAAGACGACGACCTCCACAATGGCAAAATTACCCGACGCGACGATGGCGTGCGTCAGAAACGACACTGTCATGAATGGGAAGGTGGAGACAAAGGTGCACAATATGGCTGGTGAgcatggagagagagagagagagagagagagagagagacccAGCCGCCCTCACGACGGCTGTTCCTCCATCTTCGTCATTGAACCACTGCCTGCTTCATACTTGCCGCCGCTGGTTCACCACTTGCATCCGCTTTCCATAAATCTTCTTGTCTTTGTTGGTTCTGCGAAGCTTTCTATTGGTATGTGCTTATAGTCCTCTTCTTCAAACTCTATAAAATGGATAGAGTTGGCTATGGGAGAGAGCAGAGGTGAGAGTGGGGATGAGAAAAGGAGGACAAAACACAATGAGGCGACAAGTTTGTTATTTGTAAGAGGAAAAAGCAAGTTATGGGCTAGGGAGGGTGAGGGTCTGATTGAGGGAGAGGGTTTCCACACCCAGCATTAGAGCTCAATGAAAATGCAGCAATGGTTTGGAGTTTTTTGAGTCTGGAGAGAACGATAAGAGTGATTTTGGAATTTAGAAAATATTGAGGTGTTTTTTATTAGGTTTTCTGTCCTTAACTTTagaatattcattttttaaacaGAATATTCTGTTCTTTCATACTTTTTTTATGGTagggacttaattaaaaaaataaatggtataagaatttaattggactaaaattttaaagtggTCTCTGAGATTGGATAAGTTACTCATAATCGTCCTTGACTTCTAAAATTCCCTAAAAGCATCCCTCACATTCAGCTCTGAGACCCATAGTTGTCATGCTACCCTTTCCGGTGTACAGTCAGCAAACGAAGTAATGATGTGGCACCTCTTATGCCATGCTGGAGCCAGTAACGACTAGCTGACGTGGCAAATATTCATTTTCTACCCAATGTGGTCCTGGTCCCTTTAAAAACCTAAAAGCTAAGAATCATTACTATATGCAGTATTTATTCTTCCATTCTCCTTCATCCCATAATTGTGGTCCACCATTGTGATTTAACAGAGATTCCATTAAAGCTTTGAAGCGATGTTTTAAGGAAGTTCGATACGCTTAACAAGTAATGGATACAGGGAGAAACCGCAAATTCGTAGCACGGCTGCGCGTGTACCAGAATGGTGTGGTTGCGGCTACCGACTTGTTTTCCGGTAGTCTAGGACAAATTCCAACCCAAATAAGTCCTTTTTTTTTGGGTGTCCAAATTATAATATTAGCTGTAATTGTTAGTTTTACTGATATTTCATTCCTTCCCTAACTTCTAATTTGGTTATTAAATCATTCATTTATTGTAGACAATTGGTAAAAGATGGTGTAGTTTGTTTGTTTGGACAAATGTCGGGTAAGAGGCTGTGCCTGCAAAATCAGAAAGTGTTAACTACAATGATGACCAGAAGATCATAGAAGGTTGGAGGCTGGAAAAATTAGAATCCGATGTTATGAGTCAAAAGTTTATGATCCAATTGTTGTTTCTGGTTGTTTCTGTAATGTTATTGTTCTTACTAGTGATATTTTGCAAACTTTAAACTCAATGTTGAGTAATGATGCGATTGAGATCATATGtgtaatatttttatgaatgaaaaaaatttgttgaacATCTAACTGTGTTAGCCAACCTTtcagatatattaaatatttttgtaccaCTAAAGGTAATCTGGATAAATAGCAATAGCAAAATATAGTAATCATTTTGAATCAACAAAGTCATGAGTCATAAGTTTTAATTGGATTACAAAGCCCTTtcagatatattaaatatttttgtaccaCTAAAGGTAATCTGGATAAATAGCAATAGCAAAATATAGTAATCATTTTGAATCAACAAAGTCATGAGTCATAAGTTTTAATTGGATTACAAAGCCATAAGCAAGGTGCtgctaacaaaataaatataaccaTATGTCTGGTAATAAAGTAGTGATAAACACAAAGATATCCTAACAAAATAAAGGGCCACATAATATAAACAAAGgaaatgagttttttttttcaaactttcaaatTGCCCTATACAAAATAACTCCCAACACAACAAGCATGTTATACAAAAgtcttcaatttttctttctaGGTGTCTTGAATCCCAGAGTGGGAACGAACTTGAAGATACTGCCAAATCTTGCAACTATTCTGGAGCTAGTACCTTGCATGGGATTAACTGGTGCATGGGCAGAAGTTGGTGATTTAGACGATTCTCTTTTTAGTGGCAACTTATCCGATCTTGACTTAGTGATGAAACATACTTCAGTAGCCTAAAAAATTTGTAGTATATTAGAAGATGCTCTTATAATTACACGACACTAAACAGTTTACAAGTTGttattagatgaaaaataaattgattaccTACTACGACTCTTCTGGTTCATAGTAAATTAGTTGAGAAAGCTCAACTTCAACTGCTTGGAGCCTTGGACATTAGTGTTTGTAGAGTCAATTAGAGCATCTTCAACAACATTGGTGTTGTCAGCAGCATTCGGGTCAAGTTCAGCGTTAGGGTCAGGTTTAGCAGCATTTGGAGCATCTTCAACAACATTAAGTTTAGTTCCACTTATTTTCTCAGCGGCAGCTTCTGCTTCTACTGCAGCAACATCTactaattttttctctttacaaCCCCTCCTTGTGTGGACCTTTTTCCCATAGAAGCTGCATGTGAATGGTGCCAGCTGCCTCTTTAGGTTTGTATTGTTCTTGGTGGAAGTGTGTTTGAATTTCTTGCGGCCACCTTTAACTTCATCTGTGTCTATCTGCCTTTTTTATTGTAGTTTTCCTAGCTTCCTCTTGATCTTTGGGGGTTGGGGTTTAAGAAATTCTAAAACCTCCCAGAAGGTCTGCCCAGGAATGAGATTGATATGATGCTGATATGTCTTCCTATATGATTACATAGTAACTAGTTTATGGCAGAAATTCTCTAGACTTTTGTTCACCCTAGCTAGTGCAGCACAAGCATGCACACAAGGTATTCCTACATCCAAAACAACAATGAATCAGGTTATAGATAGTGTATGTTAGtaatgtataaataaatattactttccataaaataaaattcacctGTCAGCATCCAAAATCGACATGTGCAAAGGCGCTTTCCTATATCAATAATATGGTTAGCCGGGTAACCATGTACCTCAAATTTCTCATAACTGGTATCACCTGTCCATATAGGGTGCCAATGTTTTGACTCTTTTTTCACTTTCTCCAATCGACTGTTAATTACTGGTGGTAATTTACCTACATGATTAGCCAATTTAACCTTGTTCTTGGCTATTGTTCTCATAACAAACATTTTCACACCTTCAAGTAAAGTAATGATTGGCTTGGCCCTGGcctctttaaattttaaattgaacaCCTCACACGCATTATGACATATGCTATCCAACTTCGGCTTGTGACTGAATTGACTTCTCGTCCAATGTTCTCCTCCCCATTGCGATAGATATGCCCATGCATCCTCATTGATGCGCTTGATCTTGTCCATATTGTCTTTAAACTCTTGATACGTGGTGGCTCGTGCCGCTCCCATAGCAAGGATCTTAGTTGTAAATCCTTTCATTGtttgttaaaattcctccacaAGTGCCAAATGTAAAAGCGGTGATGCACACATGGCATCACCTCTTACGTTGCCGGCAACAAATCATGGGCACAAATTAGATACAAAATCATATACAACATTAGTATAATAGTCTCTAACTCTCGTTGTTGTTCACCATAATAGTCTCTAACTTTGGATAAGTTACACATAATAGTCCCTGCCTTTGgaaaaattatacataatagTCCCTGAATTTAACCATCAATACTCATATAGGTCCATTATATCTATCGTTCATTATCCTAAGTAATaaaattcagcataaacatgaaTAACAAAATACTTGTTGCATACATACTAATGGGTATCCAGCATACATGTTCAACACATGGAAGAATTAAATAACCAAACATAAATCCCAATTCTTATTAAATTTTCATGCATACTCATGGATAACAATGCACCTTTTTCATACATACTCATGAATAATAAATTACCTTTTGCATGTCAGAGATAAAATACCACCCATGTTGCTTGTAGTCTCCAAGGTCTTGATGTAGAACTCAAGAAACCACTTTTAATTCTCCTTGTTTTCTACGCCAACAATTGCCCAAGCTATTATGTAGATATGGTGATTAGCATCCTGCCCCACTACTGACAGAATTTGCccactaaattaaatttttaggaaAGCACCGTCCAGTCCAATCAACGGTCAGTAGCCGACTTTGAAACCATTCTTGCATCCATTCAAGCACACAtacattttctcaaacactggATTAGATTTTGGTTGGGGAGTGCAACAAATTTCAATTATTGATTCAAGATTAGTCTTAAAAAGTGTAAGGCCATAATCTCTCAGCATTTTGTATTGTTCTTTTTTATCCCCGTATACCACATTTCTTGCATCAAAGAGGGTCCTTGATATTGAGTTCTTGTTCAAAGACAAGTCAAACCTTGACTTGAAGTAGGTAGCAATATCACAATGCCTAAAATTTGGGTACTTCCTAACCTTCTTGACTAGTTTTCTCGTCACCCAATTTCCGATAGCTGCCCTATTCTTATCTTTCTTTGGGCACGTATGACCATTAATGAAGGTCTTTATTTTCCAACAAGTATCTTCATGATCCCTTGATACAGAACCACCCATGGACATCCTTTCACTTTATAAGTAACCCTCATCCTCACATTGTCATTCTTCGTGAACTTAACCCGCCTGCCCTCTTGGATTGTGAACTCCCTAACAGTCTCCTTAAAGTCTCATTTTGTGTTAAATTTCATGCCAACTTTCAGTTGAAATTCTCCAAATCTTATACCTTCTATAACCACTAGACAAACATCTTCAGACTCCCTATCTGTCCCCTCATCCTTAGAATTTGGAGGAGTCTTCATTTTCTCAGAATGTCATGAATTTGCCCCATCTGAGTCAGCCCCTGGATCGTATGCATTATATGCATCATCCTCTATTCCTCCCACAAAGCCTAGGTCTACATACCCATCTGAGACATGCTTAAATCTGATGTCTTTTTTAACAGTCTTAGTCTCACAAACATCATTagcataatcatcatcatcagagaAACTATCTTTAACCCATGGCTTATACAAACTATCTTTGGCACTATCATATGAATCAAAGGATTGTTCATGACCTACCTTCTATCGTGCTTCCATCAGTGCCTTTTCCTTAGCAACACTCCTCATACAAGGCCTAAAATTATGGGTGGTTGTTatcgttttcttttttatggTGGATTTGGGTGTTTCAATAAACTTTGGTGTGGGTTTGGGTGTTGCAATCGATACACTTTTAGGGAAATTATGCTTAGTAGGAGGCTTTGGCTTTGGATTAGTAGGAGGCTTCGGCTTTGGATTATTAGGAGGCTTTGTCTGAGATTGAGCATTTGGATTGGCAAGAGGCTTCTCCTGACTTGAAGATTTTGGATTAGTAAGAGATTCTGCCTTAGTTGGAGGTGTTGGATTAGTAGGAGGTATTGGATTAATATGAGCCTTTGGATTGTCCATAGTGTTGATAGGTATTGGCTTGTTTTGGGGGGATTGATTAGTGGGGTTCCTCGTTGTGTTATTAGGAGTGACCATAACACCTTCTCCTTCTGCAACATCCACTCATTTATTGTCCATACATACCTTTTTCTCCTGACCTTGTAAATAATCTGGAGATGACACCCATTGCTCAAAATACACATCCACCAATCTATTATTCTTGTGAGCAAGGAAGCACATCTCCCTTAGTTCGTCGTCACTGTTTAGATTCCTTAATCCAGTTTTTAAAGTCCTCCCAGGTACTAGCCACCAACAATGTTGCATCTTGTCATAGCCTAACTCCTTGTAATAATTCCTTATGAAGAAAACTAGgggtgtgatgagcggataatttatacgctttttggcattgtttttagtatgtttttagtatgttttagttagtttttagtatatttttattagtttttagttaaaattcacttttctggactttactatgagtttgtgtgtttttctgtgatttcaggtattttctggctgaaattgagggacctgagcaaaaatctgattcagaggctgaaaaggaccgcagatgctgttggattctgacctccctgcactcaaagtagattttctggagctacaaaatcccaattggcgcgctctcaactgcgttggaaagtagacatcctgggctttccagaaatatataatagtccatactttgcccgagatttgatggcccaaaccggcgtttcaaatcagctcaaaactgcccggcgttaaacgccggaactggaacaagaatgggagttaaatgcccaaactggcacaaaaactggcgtttaactccaagaagagtctccacacgaaaatgcttcattgctcagcccaagcacacaccaagtgggcccggaagtggatttttatgtcNNNNNNNNNNNNNNNNNNNNNNNNNNNNNNNNNNNNNNNNNNNNNNNNNNNNNNNNNNNNNNNNNNNNNNNNNNNNNNNNNNNNNNNNNNNNNNNNNNNNNNNNNNNNNNNNNNNNNNNNNNNNNNNNNNNNNNNNNNNNNNNNNNNNNNNNNNNNNNNNNNNNNNNNNNNNNNNNNNNNNNNNNNNNNNNNNNNNNNNNNNNNNNNNNNNNNNNNNNNNNNNNNNNNNNNNNNNNNNNNNNNNNNNNNNNNNNNNNNNNNNNNNNNNNNNNNNNNNNNNNNNNNNNNNNNNNNNNNNNNNNNNNNNNNNNNNNNNNNNNNNNNNNNNNNNNNNNNNNNNNNNNNNNNNNNNNNNNNNNNNNNNNNNNNNNNNNNNNNNNNNNNNNNNNNNNNNNNNNNNNNNNNNNNNNNNNNNNNNNNNNNNNNNNNNNNNNNNNNNNNNNNNNNNNNNNNNNNNNNNNNNNNNNNNNNNNNNNNNNNNNNNNNNNNNNNNNNNNNNNNNNNNNNNNNNNNNNNNNNNNNNNNNNNNNNNNNNNNNNNNNNNNNNNNNNNNNNNNNNNNNNNNNNNNNNNNNNNNNNNNNNNNNNNNNNNNNNNNNNNNNNNNNNNNNNNNNNNNNNNNNNNNNNNNNNNNNNNNNNNNNNNNNNNNNNNNNNNNNNNNNNNNNNNNNNNNNNNNNNNNNNNNNNNNNNNNNNNNNNNNNNNNNNNNNNNNNNNNNNNNNNNNNNNNNNNNNNNNNNNNNNNNNNNNNNNNNNNNNNNNNNNNNNNNNNNNNNNNNNNNNNNNNNNNNNNNNNNNNNNNNNNNNNNNNNNNNNNNNNNNNNNNNNNNNNNNNNNNNNNNNNNNNNNNNNNNNNNNNNNNNNNNNNNNNNNNNNNNNNNNNNNNNNNNNNNNNNNNNNNNNNNNNNNNNNNNNNNNNNNNNNNNNNNNNNNNNNNNNNNNNNNNNNNNNNNNNNNNNNNNNNNNNNNNNNNNNNNNNNNNNNNNNNNNNNNNNNNNNNNNNNNNNNNNNNNNNNNNNNNNNNNNNNNNNNNNNNNNNNNNNNNNNNNNNNNNNNNNNNNNNNNNNNNNNNNNNNNNNNNNNNNNNNNNNNNNNNNNNNNNNNNNNNNNNNNNNNNaagttgttcttgatgatttacttgctctgatctttaaattctcttgtcttgagtgttttgttgtttctcatatgcattctcaacttgttagtgtcaatagtatacaaacttataagtttggtgtcttgcatgcactgtttatttgatttcagttgcattttgattattcctcattattaaaaatccaaaaaaaattttaatttgtgtcttttcaagtcaataatacagagaattgaagattcagaacatactgcagaggaattacacagaaaaagttgggcgttcaaaatgcccagtgaagaaggaaaactggcgtttaaacgccagccagggtgcctggctgggcgtttaacgcccaaaaggggtgagttttgggcgttaaacgccagaatgtgcaccattctgggcgtttaacgccaggacggcacaagagggaagattttgtttttaatgccaatttttttcaagttttcaaaatttttcaaaatcaaatctttttcaaataaaatattttcaatcaaatctttttcaaaatcaatttctttccattttcaaaaatacttgctatcaattaatgatttgattcaacatttcaagtatgttgccttttctgttgagaaaggtttaatgtttgaatcatatcttttcttgttagccaagtcattaattttcaaaatcaaatctttttaaattatttttcaaatcatatcttctcaatcatgtctttttaaaactatatcttttcaatcatatatttttctcacatctttttcaaaatagttttcaatcatatcttgttgatttctaatttcaaaatctttttcaaaaatcacttgatttcttttccactcttggttttcgaaaatcaattagtgtttttcaaaatgtttttaaaatttcttacttaattttcgaaaatttcttcccctcttctcacatccttctatttatggactaacactcctccttaatacataattcgaactccatctt encodes the following:
- the LOC107465036 gene encoding extensin-like, with product MDNPKAHINPIPPTNPTPPTKAESLTNPKSSSQEKPLANPNAQSQTKPPNNPKPKPPTNPKPKPPTKHNFPKSVSIATPKPTPNAKDSLYKPWVKDSFSDDDDYANDVCETKTVKKDIRFKHVSDGYVDLGFVGGIEDDAYNAYDPGADSDGANS